In Lotus japonicus ecotype B-129 chromosome 5, LjGifu_v1.2, one genomic interval encodes:
- the LOC130720690 gene encoding LEC14B homolog, with product MYAVPSELYIDQMGYSMSRLDVESSGCEDGNAIHEVSSSCQATKPLRNLDNEIAQITKLKSTPHQLLINVGPGRAELPVSPVKMLAGRESNYSGRGRFSSADRCHLLSRYLPVNGPWLIDQMASRAYVSQFSADGSLFVAGFQGSHIKIYNVDKGWKVQKNILTKSLRWTITDTSLSPDQRYLVYASMSPIVHIVNVGSSETESVANVTEIHDGLDFSSNDDRGYSFGIFSVKFSTDGRELVAGSSGDSIYVYDLEANKLSLRILAHMSDVNTVCFADETSHLIYSGSDDSSCKVWDRRCLVSKGKPAGVLMGHLEGITFIDSRGDGRYFISNGKDQTIKLWDIRKMSSNATCNPAHRSHEWDYRWMDYPTQAKELNHPCDQSVATYRGHSVLRTLVRCFFSPAFSTGQKYIYTGSHNACVYIYDLVTGAQVATLKHHKSPVRDCSWHPFQTMLVSSSWDGDIVKWEFAGSSDRAASTKKRAWNRHFYEGYI from the exons ATGTATGCTGTACCCAGTGAGCTTTACATTGACCAGATGGGTTATTCTATGAGTAGACTAGATGTAGAATCCAGTGGCTGTGAAGATGGAAATGCCATCCATGAAGTTTCTAGTAGTTGCCAAGCTACAAAGCCACTTAGAAATTTAGACAATGAAATTGCTCAGATAACAAAGTTGAAATCAACACCCCATCAATTACTAATCAATGTTGGACCTGGAAGAGCAGAGTTGCCTGTTTCCCCTGTGAAGATGTTGGCAGGTCGGGAATCTAATTATTCGGGACGGGGAAGGTTTTCTTCTGCCGACCGCTGTCATCTTTTGAGCAGATATTTGCCTGTAAATGGTCCTTGGCTAATTGATCAAATGGCTAGTCGAGCATATGTGTCTCAGTTTTCAGCTGATGGTTCTCTATTTGTTGCTGGGTTCCag GGAAGCCACATAAAAATTTACAATGTGGACAAAGGTTGGAAAGTTCAGAAGAACATTCTAACCAAAAGTTTAAGATGGACAATCACTGATACATCTCTTTCCCCTGATCAACGCTATCTT GTTTATGCCAGCATGTCACCCATTGTGCACATTGTAAATGTTGGATCTTCTGAAACGGAGTCTGTAGCAAATGTTACG GAGATCCATGATGGCTTGGATTTTTCGTCAAATGATGATAGAGGATACTCTTTTGGGATTTTCTCTGTGAAATTCTCAACAGATGGGAGAGAATTAGTTGCAGGAAGTAGTGGTGATTCTATCTATGTATATGATCTTGAAGCAAATAAGCTTTCACTTCGAATTTTAGCACACATG TCTGATGTGAATACTGTATGTTTTGCCGATGAAACTAGCCATCTTATTTACTCTGGAAGTGATGATAGCTCCTGCAAG GTTTGGGATCGGCGCTGCTTAGTTTCTAAAGGCAAGCCAGCAGGGGTTTTGATGGGACACCTTGAGGGCATTACATTTATTGATAGCCGTGGAGATGGACGTTATTTCATTTCAAATGGTAAAGATCAAACTATCAAACTCTGGGACATACGCAAAATGTCATCCAATGCTACTTG CAACCCTGCACATAGAAGTCATGAATGGGACTACAGGTGGATGGATTATCCAACACAAGCAAAAGAATTGAATCACCCTTGCGATCAGTCAGTGGCTACATATAGAGGCCATTCAGTCTTACGCACTCTTGTCCGCTGCTTTTTCTCTCCAGCTTTTAG CACTGGCCAGAAGTACATCTATACTGGATCACACAATGCATGTGTTTACATATATGATTTG GTGACTGGAGCTCAAGTTGCAACACTCAAGCACCACAAATCACCTGTAAGAGATTGCAGTTGGCACCCCTTCCAAACTATGCTTGTTAGCTCTTCTTGGGACGGAGATATCGTAAAATGGGAATTTGCTGGCAGTAGTGATAGAGCAGCCTCAACTAA
- the LOC130717618 gene encoding gibberellin receptor GID1B-like, with protein MTGTDMTGGNEVNLIESKNVVPLNTWVLISNFKLAYNLLRRADGTFNRELAEFLDRKVPCNTIPVDGVFSFDHVDRNTGLFSRVYQQAHENVSRWGIIDFEKSLSTKRIVPVIIFFHGGSFSHSSANSAIYDTFCRRLVSNCEAVVVSVNYRRSPEHRYPCAYDDGWSALMWVKSRAWLQSGKDSKVYVYLAGDSSGGNIAHHVAVRAAEEDVEVLGNILLHPLFGGEKRTESEKKLDGKYFVRLQDRDWYWRAFLPEGEDRDHPACNPFGPRGRSIAGLKFPKSLVCVAGLDLLQDWQLEYVEGLKNSGHDVNLLYLKEATIGFYFLPNNDHFYCLMKEMKNFVSSNC; from the exons ATGACTGGAACAGACATGACTGGTGGTAATGAAGTCAACCTCATTGAATCTAAG AATGTTGTGCCACTCAATACATGGGTGCTTATCTCCAATTTCAAGCTGGCTTACAATCTTTTGAGACGTGCTGATGGAACATTCAATCGAGAGTTGGCAGAGTTCCTTGACCGCAAGGTCCCCTGCAACACCATTCCTGTTGATGGAGTGTTCTCTTTCGACCATGTCGATCGAAACACTGGCCTCTTTAGCAGGGTGTATCAACAAGCTCATGAGAATGTGTCTCGGTGGGGGATTATAGATTTTGAAAAGTCCCTCAGCACCAAGCGTATTGTCCCGGTCATTATTTTCTTCCATGGTGGAAGCTTCTCACATTCCTCTGCCAACAGTGCTATCTACGACACTTTCTGCCGCCGCCTAGTGAGCAATTGTGAGGCTGTTGTGGTTTCTGTGAATTACCGGCGATCGCCCGAGCACCGGTATCCATGTGCGTATGATGACGGCTGGTCTGCGCTTATGTGGGTTAAATCAAGGGCATGGCTTCAGAGTGGAAAGGATTCTAAGGTTTATGTGTACTTGGCAGGGGATAGTTCCGGCGGTAATATTGCTCACCATGTCGCTGTTAGGGCTGCAGAGGAAGATGTTGAGGTGCTAGGTAATATTCTTCTTCATCCGCTGTTTGGCGGGGAGAAGCGAACGGAATCAGAGAAGAAACTTGATGGGAAGTACTTTGTGAGGTTGCAAGACCGCGACTGGTATTGGCGAGCTTTTCTTCCCGAAGGCGAGGATAGAGACCATCCTGCTTGTAACCCGTTCGGCCCCAGGGGTAGAAGCATTGCAGGACTCAAGTTCCCCAAAAGCCTTGTTTGTGTGGCGGGTTTAGATCTCCTCCAAGATTGGCAATTGGAATATGTGGAAGGTCTCAAGAATTCAGGCCATGATGTTAACCTTCTTTACCTTAAGGAGGCGACTATCGGATTCTACTTCTTGCCGAACAATGATCATTTCTATTGCCtcatgaaggagatgaagaactTCGTGAGTTCTAACTGTTAA